One Parafrankia discariae DNA segment encodes these proteins:
- a CDS encoding ABC transporter permease, with translation MNSQLTGRGAHRAITVPADGGGTTGATGATGSADATGSANTASPAGDVVFLGVIRSEWTKFRSLRSTGWTLALGGVAMVGLAVLMCATAAADWDGGDPELAGFDAAVHGLGGALLAQIAIGVLGVLVITGEYTTGMIRATLTLVPRRLPVLWAKAIVFAGVAFAFALVTSLVSFTVGQAILAGEDLDISIGSPGAMRAILGCAFFLTEVGLLGLAIGTLLRSTAGAVSALLAVLLGLPILMNLLPPGMQSVGRYLPASIGEVLISTRDGDNVFSPGPAAVMMTVYLVVALTAAAVVLARRDV, from the coding sequence ATGAACAGCCAGCTCACAGGTCGCGGGGCTCATCGAGCGATCACGGTCCCGGCTGACGGCGGCGGCACGACGGGCGCCACGGGCGCGACCGGCTCGGCAGACGCGACCGGCTCGGCGAACACCGCGAGCCCGGCCGGTGACGTCGTGTTCCTCGGCGTGATCCGATCCGAGTGGACCAAGTTCCGGTCGTTGCGGTCCACCGGGTGGACCCTGGCCCTCGGGGGCGTCGCGATGGTCGGCCTCGCGGTACTGATGTGCGCGACCGCCGCCGCCGACTGGGACGGCGGCGACCCGGAGCTCGCCGGCTTCGACGCGGCCGTCCACGGCCTGGGCGGCGCGCTGTTGGCCCAGATCGCGATCGGTGTTCTCGGCGTGCTGGTCATCACGGGCGAGTACACGACCGGGATGATCCGCGCGACGCTCACCCTGGTCCCCCGGCGGCTGCCGGTGCTCTGGGCCAAGGCCATCGTGTTCGCCGGTGTCGCGTTCGCCTTCGCGCTGGTCACGAGCCTCGTCTCGTTCACCGTCGGCCAGGCGATCCTCGCCGGCGAGGATCTCGACATCTCGATCGGCTCACCGGGCGCGATGCGCGCGATCCTCGGCTGCGCGTTCTTCCTGACCGAGGTGGGACTGCTCGGCCTCGCCATCGGCACCCTGCTGCGCAGCACCGCCGGTGCCGTGTCGGCGCTGCTCGCCGTCCTGCTCGGGCTGCCGATCCTGATGAACCTGCTGCCCCCGGGCATGCAGTCGGTCGGCCGGTACCTGCCCGCCTCGATCGGTGAGGTCCTCATCTCCACCCGGGACGGCGACAACGTGTTCTCCCCCGGCCCCGCCGCCGTGATGATGACCGTCTACCTGGTGGTGGCCCTGACCGCGGCCGCCGTCGTCCTGGCCCGCCGGGACGTCTGA
- a CDS encoding sensor histidine kinase, which yields MSTAEPPDVPGVVFGRMRHGPVGRALRAHPVLVDSALAAALGLVILPPSVDLPHPSVRTLLLTVASIAPLCLRRRHPIAVFAVCAAAGSVQLLLWIPSFGTGSLLIAFYTVAARRPRRQVAVAAAALTALIVWFCVSLHGARLYDQVGAAVFLGALGVTAGVLGVNVNTRRAYLTALADRAARLERDRDQQARLAAARERARIAREMHDIVAHNLSVMIALADGATFALRGPGRPDPASVSHPGAAVDERMTRATRAVESVSATGREALAQMRGLLGVLRDERTENEPPPGAASAASAAGVGSGPGGGAGRADPTGPAATAPQPGTGDLDDLIDQVRQAGLTVRLTSAGPRRTLTADAELTVFRIVQESLTNVLKHGGPGTRARVLLRYDAAGVEIEIVDDGRGVPATGPPPAGGRGVQGMRERAALHGGTLTAGPVPGRRDGWRVTARIRAADSSSPAHPAITDTPTAAVPPEPPPTRPDAAQGTTRNAARETLEAGRP from the coding sequence ATGAGCACGGCGGAGCCGCCGGACGTCCCGGGTGTGGTCTTCGGACGGATGCGGCACGGGCCGGTCGGGCGGGCTTTGCGCGCCCACCCGGTACTCGTCGACTCCGCCCTCGCCGCGGCGCTGGGCCTCGTCATACTGCCGCCCAGCGTCGACCTGCCGCATCCGTCCGTCCGGACACTGCTGCTCACCGTCGCCTCGATCGCGCCGCTGTGCCTGCGGCGGCGCCATCCGATCGCGGTCTTCGCCGTCTGCGCGGCGGCCGGCTCCGTCCAGCTCCTGCTGTGGATTCCGAGCTTCGGCACCGGGTCGTTGCTGATCGCGTTCTACACGGTCGCCGCCCGGCGGCCGCGGCGGCAGGTGGCCGTCGCCGCGGCGGCCCTCACCGCGCTGATCGTCTGGTTCTGCGTCAGCCTGCACGGCGCCCGGCTCTACGACCAGGTCGGGGCCGCGGTCTTCCTCGGGGCGCTCGGGGTCACCGCCGGCGTGCTCGGCGTCAACGTGAACACCCGGCGGGCCTACCTCACCGCCCTGGCCGACCGCGCGGCCAGGCTGGAACGGGACAGGGACCAGCAGGCCAGACTCGCCGCGGCCCGGGAACGGGCCAGGATCGCCCGCGAGATGCACGACATCGTGGCGCACAACCTCTCCGTCATGATCGCGCTGGCGGACGGGGCGACCTTCGCCCTGCGCGGGCCGGGGCGGCCGGATCCGGCCTCGGTCTCCCATCCGGGCGCGGCCGTCGACGAGCGGATGACACGGGCGACGCGGGCTGTCGAGTCGGTCTCGGCGACCGGCCGCGAGGCGCTCGCGCAGATGCGCGGGTTGCTCGGCGTGCTGCGCGACGAACGGACCGAGAACGAGCCGCCGCCCGGCGCGGCCTCCGCGGCCTCCGCGGCCGGTGTCGGCAGCGGCCCGGGTGGCGGGGCCGGCCGCGCCGACCCGACCGGCCCCGCGGCGACCGCGCCGCAACCGGGGACCGGCGATCTCGACGACCTGATCGACCAGGTGAGGCAGGCCGGGCTGACGGTGAGACTGACCAGCGCGGGACCGCGCCGCACGCTCACCGCCGACGCCGAGCTCACCGTGTTCCGCATCGTCCAGGAGTCGCTGACCAACGTCCTCAAGCACGGCGGGCCCGGCACGCGGGCACGGGTGCTGCTGCGTTACGACGCCGCCGGCGTGGAGATCGAGATCGTGGACGACGGCCGCGGCGTACCGGCCACCGGGCCGCCGCCGGCCGGCGGACGCGGGGTTCAGGGCATGCGGGAACGCGCCGCCCTGCATGGTGGGACACTGACCGCCGGGCCGGTCCCCGGACGGCGCGACGGCTGGCGGGTCACGGCTCGGATCAGGGCCGCGGACAGCTCCAGCCCGGCCCACCCCGCGATCACGGACACCCCCACGGCGGCCGTTCCACCGGAGCCACCACCGACGCGGCCGGACGCGGCACAGGGAACGACGCGGAACGCGGCGCGGGAAACGCTGGAAGCGGGGCGCCCATGA
- a CDS encoding response regulator translates to MTTTVLLVDDQPLLRMGFRMVLESQPDLTVVGEAGDGATAVRLTAELTPDVVLMDVRMPGVDGIEATRRIVAAGGFSRVLILTTFDLDHYAFAGLRAGASGFLLKDVPPDDLLAGIRTVAAGDAVVAPSTTRRLLDGFAHRLPDLGGGSGDGAGDRPSRAAAGRVGADRLARLTDREHDVLGEVAAGLSNAEIAARLVLSEATVKTHVGRILGKLELRDRVQAVVFAYEVGLIRPSAKPPHHPG, encoded by the coding sequence ATGACGACGACCGTGCTCCTGGTCGACGATCAGCCACTGCTGCGGATGGGTTTCCGCATGGTGCTGGAATCGCAGCCGGACCTGACCGTGGTCGGCGAAGCCGGGGACGGTGCCACCGCCGTGCGGCTCACCGCCGAACTGACCCCGGACGTCGTCCTGATGGACGTGCGGATGCCAGGTGTCGACGGTATCGAGGCGACCCGGCGGATCGTCGCCGCCGGGGGTTTCTCGAGGGTGCTCATCCTGACCACGTTCGACCTCGACCACTACGCCTTCGCCGGGCTGCGGGCGGGCGCCAGCGGATTTCTGCTCAAAGACGTCCCGCCCGACGACCTGCTCGCCGGTATCCGCACTGTCGCCGCCGGTGACGCGGTCGTCGCGCCGAGCACCACGCGCCGGCTGCTCGACGGCTTCGCGCACCGGCTGCCCGACCTGGGCGGCGGGTCCGGCGACGGCGCGGGTGACCGCCCGTCCAGGGCGGCCGCCGGCCGGGTCGGAGCGGACCGGCTCGCCCGGCTCACCGACCGCGAGCACGACGTCCTCGGCGAGGTCGCGGCCGGCCTGTCGAACGCGGAGATCGCCGCCCGGCTCGTCCTCTCCGAGGCAACCGTGAAAACCCATGTCGGCCGGATCCTCGGCAAACTCGAACTTCGCGACCGGGTCCAGGCCGTCGTCTTCGCCTACGAGGTCGGCCTCATCCGCCCCTCGGCCAAACCACCCCACCACCCCGGCTGA
- a CDS encoding SDR family NAD(P)-dependent oxidoreductase, giving the protein MKPAADPGPGVGPGVGTGKATAIVLAQAGASVLLVDIHPERAAETLDLIEKEGGTAAVFAGDMTSSTDAEGAVRAAADRFGSVDILVNNIGVAIAGTVADTSEADWDRSLALSLRTAFLVSKHAVPAMAAQGGGSIVNIGSIAGFRGTTNAGYSAAKGGLHGLTVDMAYSHGRQGIRVNAVAPGHITTPLMYSVLGETPETGYRQRLAAESTMLGTEGTGRDVAYAAAFLAGDAARWITGVILPVDGGVTGVTPLIMADRLRAVPAPSA; this is encoded by the coding sequence GTGAAACCGGCTGCCGATCCCGGGCCCGGTGTCGGGCCCGGTGTCGGGACCGGGAAGGCGACGGCGATCGTCCTGGCCCAGGCCGGCGCGAGCGTCCTGCTCGTCGACATCCACCCCGAGCGGGCCGCCGAGACCCTGGACCTCATCGAGAAGGAGGGCGGCACCGCGGCCGTCTTCGCCGGTGACATGACGAGCTCCACCGACGCCGAAGGGGCGGTGCGCGCGGCGGCCGACCGCTTCGGCTCGGTGGACATCCTCGTCAACAACATCGGCGTGGCGATCGCCGGGACGGTCGCCGACACGTCCGAGGCGGACTGGGACAGGTCGCTCGCCCTCAGCCTCCGCACGGCCTTCCTCGTCTCGAAGCACGCCGTCCCGGCGATGGCCGCCCAGGGCGGTGGGTCGATCGTGAACATCGGGTCGATCGCGGGGTTCCGCGGAACCACCAACGCCGGCTACTCGGCGGCCAAGGGCGGGCTGCACGGGCTCACCGTCGACATGGCGTACTCGCACGGCCGCCAGGGCATCCGGGTCAACGCCGTCGCCCCCGGCCACATCACCACGCCGCTGATGTACTCCGTGCTCGGGGAGACCCCGGAGACCGGGTACCGGCAGCGGCTCGCCGCCGAGTCCACGATGCTCGGGACGGAGGGCACCGGCCGGGACGTCGCGTACGCCGCCGCGTTCCTGGCCGGCGACGCCGCCCGCTGGATCACCGGGGTGATCCTGCCCGTCGACGGCGGCGTCACCGGCGTCACCCCGCTGATCATGGCCGACCGCCTGCGCGCCGTCCCGGCCCCCTCGGCCTGA
- a CDS encoding class I SAM-dependent methyltransferase, producing MNDTWPRRYADDVLGGAAGDERRRLAAMAAVCDPVTTRLLDELGVAAGWRCLEVGAGAGSVAAWLADRATATGQVIATDLDLSHLAGLRAPGLSVLRHDVTRDPPPPGAPFDLVHARFVLEHLPEREQVLDRLVSWLRPGGTIVVESIASFPVASSPDPAFRQAMTAVEQALARTIGTDSTWAREFPGPLLSRRLVDVGASTHLPTTGGANASACCWALTLSRLRPHILSLGLATAETVDQALDRLADPAFFDLSFATAIAWGRAPE from the coding sequence ATGAACGACACCTGGCCCCGTCGGTACGCGGACGACGTCCTCGGCGGCGCGGCGGGCGACGAGCGGCGGCGGCTCGCCGCCATGGCCGCGGTGTGCGACCCGGTGACGACCCGTCTCCTCGACGAGCTCGGCGTCGCCGCCGGATGGCGGTGCCTCGAGGTGGGCGCCGGCGCGGGATCGGTCGCGGCCTGGCTGGCCGACCGTGCCACCGCCACCGGCCAGGTCATCGCGACCGACCTCGACCTCAGCCATCTGGCCGGCCTGCGCGCGCCCGGCCTGTCCGTCCTGCGCCACGACGTCACCCGCGACCCGCCGCCGCCCGGCGCGCCCTTCGACCTCGTGCACGCCCGTTTCGTCCTCGAGCACCTTCCCGAGCGTGAGCAGGTACTCGACCGGCTGGTGTCCTGGCTGCGGCCGGGCGGCACGATCGTCGTCGAGTCGATCGCGAGCTTCCCGGTGGCCTCCTCCCCCGACCCGGCGTTCCGCCAGGCGATGACCGCCGTCGAACAGGCCCTCGCGCGGACGATCGGCACGGACTCGACCTGGGCGCGCGAGTTCCCCGGCCCGCTGCTGAGCCGGCGCCTGGTCGACGTCGGCGCTTCCACCCACCTGCCGACCACCGGGGGGGCGAACGCCTCCGCGTGCTGCTGGGCGCTCACCCTCAGCCGGCTCCGGCCGCACATCCTCAGCCTCGGGCTGGCCACCGCCGAGACCGTGGACCAAGCCCTCGACCGGCTCGCCGACCCGGCCTTCTTCGATCTCTCCTTCGCGACGGCCATCGCCTGGGGCCGGGCCCCGGAGTAG
- a CDS encoding glycosyltransferase has product MDVLFASLPAYGHLYPLVPLAVACQEAGHRVRLATGEPFLGALPVPTVQGTPADWTLRYVEEETARRHPDATGVEFPVAMFADVAAEGVLGVLEPLFAADPPDVVVADSANLGAVIAASLAGVPAVVFGVGQWSPFGEMTFPAALAAHRSRWTAAGRAAPAGPGEMIVAYLEPFPPDLRHGPGPDGVPVLPIRSTAWADAQAPVPGWLTAPAERPRVYVTLGTVSFGAVEVIRAVVDDLAALDVDVLVAAGPEGDPAALGPLPERVRVERFVAQSRVLGLVDVAVHHGGSGTVLGALANGVPQVLLPQGADHFHNAWLLAERGAARVFHNETRQPGDVAAAVRDLLGDAPERRATALLAAQIAASPTPTEAVAAIAAVAAAATGTPVMTVPGD; this is encoded by the coding sequence GTGGACGTCCTCTTCGCGTCGTTGCCGGCCTACGGGCACCTGTATCCGCTGGTCCCCCTCGCGGTGGCCTGCCAGGAGGCGGGGCACCGGGTCCGCCTGGCCACCGGCGAGCCCTTCCTCGGGGCGCTGCCCGTGCCGACCGTCCAGGGCACACCGGCCGACTGGACGCTGCGGTACGTGGAAGAAGAGACCGCCCGGCGCCACCCGGACGCGACCGGTGTCGAGTTCCCTGTCGCCATGTTCGCCGACGTGGCGGCTGAAGGGGTACTGGGCGTGCTCGAACCGCTGTTCGCCGCGGATCCGCCGGACGTGGTGGTCGCCGACAGCGCCAACCTCGGGGCCGTGATCGCCGCAAGCCTGGCCGGTGTCCCAGCCGTGGTCTTCGGTGTCGGGCAGTGGAGCCCGTTCGGTGAGATGACCTTCCCCGCCGCTCTGGCGGCGCACCGCTCCCGCTGGACCGCGGCCGGCCGCGCCGCTCCGGCCGGGCCGGGCGAGATGATCGTCGCCTACCTCGAGCCGTTCCCGCCGGACCTGCGCCACGGGCCCGGCCCCGACGGCGTGCCGGTACTGCCGATCCGCAGCACAGCCTGGGCCGACGCGCAGGCGCCCGTGCCCGGCTGGCTGACCGCGCCCGCCGAGCGGCCCCGGGTGTACGTCACGCTCGGCACCGTCTCGTTCGGCGCCGTCGAGGTGATCCGGGCGGTCGTCGACGACCTCGCCGCGCTGGACGTCGACGTGCTCGTCGCGGCCGGCCCGGAGGGCGACCCGGCAGCCCTGGGCCCGCTGCCCGAGCGGGTGCGGGTCGAGCGGTTCGTGGCCCAGAGCCGCGTGCTCGGCCTGGTGGACGTCGCCGTCCACCACGGGGGTTCCGGCACGGTGCTCGGCGCGCTGGCGAACGGCGTCCCGCAGGTGCTGCTGCCGCAGGGCGCGGACCACTTCCACAACGCGTGGCTGCTCGCGGAACGCGGCGCCGCCCGGGTGTTCCACAACGAGACACGGCAGCCGGGTGACGTCGCCGCGGCCGTCCGCGACCTGCTCGGCGACGCACCCGAGCGCCGGGCCACCGCCCTGCTCGCCGCCCAGATCGCCGCGAGCCCGACCCCCACCGAAGCCGTGGCCGCGATCGCCGCCGTTGCCGCGGCCGCCACGGGAACCCCCGTGATGACGGTGCCCGGGGACTGA
- a CDS encoding serine/threonine-protein kinase, with translation MRTLDLDHVAAVLPGYEIGAELGRGGFGTVLAAQHRLIGRNVAVKAFLDLSPEADPPGGPGASAGTGESQSLRSRFLAEARVLAGLDHPHIVRVFDYVERDGLCLLVMEQLTGGTLRARAATGLPPRATCAIALAAAAALDAAHGHGVLHRDVKPDNLLFTADGVPRVTDFGIAKIVETAAASTTGMVGTPRYMAPEQITGAPLGPAADLYSLGVVLYELLAGRPVFPRGLPLPALLHHHLSVPPSPLPEVPPPLAAVVLTVLAKDPALRPATAGDFARGLAAAATAVFGPGWLTGAGIPVKLPDDVLGAAGHRLGDPLPGPVAGHRSTSGTGPGPASGRGPGSVPSPSPSPGSGSGGPGPRPAPASAPVAVPAPARGRGRPRAGALAAAAVAATALCVGVLTIGLMIALRGTGHDGAAVAGPGRADAARSAPPARPAYSGPGLTIPGQDYLSRVALGRDGSLYVTARRKEVGEILRLHPDGTVSQLVGAAARNTTGGAAGGRAPAVPAEGVPAADLALRGPHGIAVGPDDTVYVADNFGGRVYRITPEGRAFVVAGTGSDDEGFTGDDGLAARAALTPLGLALAPDGSVYIGDGPRIRRVTPDGKISTVAGSRDRSGTSGDGGPARDALLSDTNGLTVAPDGTLYVADFQAHTVRRIAPDGTISHVAGIPGKAGYDGDGGPAAQATLRSPQATALGADGTLYISDGTNHVRRVGPDGIITTVAGSGGTDGDPDGALATGADLEDPAGLVSDPTGALYVVLLRGATLVRVDPADRIVRTMLSPAAG, from the coding sequence ATGCGGACGCTTGACCTTGATCATGTCGCGGCGGTCCTCCCCGGCTACGAGATCGGCGCGGAGCTCGGCCGCGGCGGTTTCGGCACGGTGCTGGCCGCCCAGCACCGCCTGATCGGCCGGAACGTCGCGGTGAAGGCGTTCCTGGACCTGTCACCCGAGGCCGACCCGCCGGGCGGCCCGGGGGCCTCGGCCGGCACCGGGGAGAGCCAGAGCCTCCGCTCCCGGTTCCTCGCGGAGGCCCGGGTCCTGGCCGGTCTGGACCATCCGCACATCGTGCGGGTCTTCGACTACGTCGAACGGGACGGGCTGTGCCTGCTGGTGATGGAGCAGCTCACCGGTGGCACCCTGCGCGCCCGGGCCGCCACCGGGCTCCCGCCGCGGGCGACCTGCGCCATCGCGCTCGCCGCCGCCGCGGCGCTGGACGCGGCGCACGGCCACGGAGTGCTGCACCGCGACGTCAAGCCGGACAATCTGCTCTTCACCGCGGACGGCGTGCCACGGGTCACCGACTTCGGCATCGCCAAGATCGTGGAGACCGCGGCGGCGTCCACGACCGGCATGGTCGGCACCCCGCGGTACATGGCTCCGGAGCAGATCACCGGCGCGCCGCTCGGCCCGGCCGCCGACCTCTACTCCCTCGGCGTCGTCCTGTACGAGCTGCTCGCGGGACGGCCGGTCTTCCCCCGGGGGCTGCCCCTCCCGGCGCTGCTGCACCACCATCTGTCGGTGCCGCCGTCGCCGCTACCGGAGGTGCCGCCGCCGCTGGCGGCCGTGGTGCTGACCGTGCTGGCGAAGGACCCGGCGCTGCGTCCGGCGACGGCGGGTGACTTCGCCCGCGGGCTCGCCGCGGCGGCCACCGCGGTGTTCGGCCCCGGCTGGCTCACTGGCGCCGGGATCCCCGTGAAGCTGCCCGACGACGTGCTCGGCGCGGCCGGGCACCGGCTCGGTGACCCCCTTCCCGGCCCGGTCGCCGGGCACCGTTCCACTTCCGGAACCGGCCCGGGGCCGGCCTCCGGCCGGGGCCCCGGCAGCGTCCCGAGTCCGAGTCCGAGTCCCGGCAGCGGCTCCGGCGGCCCCGGCCCGAGACCCGCGCCCGCGTCCGCTCCCGTGGCGGTGCCGGCTCCTGCCCGGGGGCGGGGCCGGCCGCGGGCCGGGGCTCTGGCCGCCGCGGCCGTGGCGGCGACGGCGCTCTGCGTCGGCGTGCTGACCATCGGCCTGATGATCGCGCTGCGCGGTACCGGGCACGACGGTGCCGCGGTCGCCGGCCCCGGCCGTGCGGATGCCGCCCGGTCGGCCCCGCCGGCCCGGCCCGCGTACTCCGGGCCGGGCCTGACGATCCCCGGCCAGGACTACCTCTCCCGGGTCGCGCTCGGCCGGGACGGCTCCCTCTACGTCACCGCCCGGCGCAAGGAGGTCGGCGAGATCCTCCGGCTGCACCCGGACGGCACCGTCTCCCAGCTCGTGGGCGCGGCGGCGCGCAACACCACCGGCGGAGCGGCCGGCGGGCGGGCACCGGCCGTCCCGGCCGAGGGGGTCCCGGCGGCCGACCTGGCCCTGCGCGGGCCGCACGGCATCGCCGTCGGACCGGACGACACGGTCTACGTCGCGGACAACTTCGGCGGCCGGGTCTACCGGATCACTCCCGAGGGGCGCGCCTTCGTCGTCGCGGGCACCGGATCCGACGACGAGGGCTTCACCGGCGACGACGGACTGGCGGCGCGGGCCGCCCTCACCCCCCTGGGCCTGGCCCTGGCGCCCGACGGCAGCGTCTACATCGGCGACGGCCCGCGGATCCGGCGGGTCACGCCCGACGGGAAGATCTCCACCGTGGCCGGCAGCCGGGACCGGTCGGGCACCTCGGGCGACGGCGGCCCGGCCCGGGACGCGCTGCTCTCGGACACGAACGGTCTCACCGTGGCCCCCGACGGAACGCTCTACGTCGCCGACTTCCAGGCGCACACCGTCCGGAGGATCGCTCCCGACGGGACGATCAGCCACGTCGCCGGGATCCCGGGAAAGGCCGGCTACGACGGCGACGGCGGCCCGGCCGCCCAGGCGACGCTGCGCAGCCCGCAGGCGACGGCCCTCGGCGCGGACGGGACGCTCTACATCTCCGACGGCACCAACCACGTCCGCCGGGTGGGCCCCGACGGGATCATCACGACGGTCGCCGGTTCCGGCGGGACGGACGGTGATCCGGACGGCGCCCTGGCCACCGGCGCCGATCTCGAGGATCCCGCCGGGCTGGTCTCCGATCCCACCGGCGCGCTCTACGTGGTCCTGCTGCGCGGCGCGACCCTCGTCCGGGTCGACCCGGCGGACAGGATCGTCCGGACGATGCTGTCGCCGGCGGCCGGCTGA
- a CDS encoding alkaline phosphatase PhoX has product MVDRRLFLRSAFVGVGVATLSGVVLEAASAVPAQPGASPYGSLLAADANGVALPAGFTSRIVARSGQAVPGTSYVWHAAPDGGACYPNGSGWMYVSNSEVSGSGGASVVRFDSAGTVTSAQRLLSGTSSNCAGGATPWGSWLSCEEASTGRVWETYPATGAAAVARPAMGRFTHEAAACDPVRQVIYLTEDQTNGCFYRFRPTTWGNLAAGTLEVLCASASATSGTATWQTVPDPDGSPTTTRTQVAAAKHFNGGEGVHYANNTVWWTTKGDNRVWKLNCATNAFELAYDDSLVSGTAPLTGVDNITGSSYGDLYVAEDGGNLEICVITPTAVVAPILRLTGHNSSEITGPAFSPDGSRLYFSSQRGTTGSSSGGITFEVRGPFRT; this is encoded by the coding sequence ATGGTGGACAGGCGTCTGTTTTTGCGGTCCGCATTTGTCGGCGTGGGTGTCGCGACCCTTTCCGGCGTCGTTCTGGAAGCCGCTTCGGCGGTTCCGGCGCAGCCCGGGGCCAGCCCCTATGGCTCCCTTCTGGCCGCCGATGCGAACGGAGTGGCGCTGCCGGCCGGATTCACCAGCAGAATTGTCGCCCGTTCCGGGCAGGCAGTGCCCGGAACGAGCTATGTCTGGCACGCCGCGCCGGACGGCGGCGCCTGCTACCCGAACGGCTCGGGCTGGATGTACGTCTCGAACTCGGAGGTGAGTGGCAGCGGCGGGGCCTCCGTGGTGCGCTTCGACTCGGCGGGCACCGTCACCTCCGCGCAGCGCCTGCTCTCCGGCACCAGCTCCAACTGCGCCGGCGGGGCCACACCATGGGGCAGCTGGCTGTCCTGCGAGGAGGCCTCCACCGGCCGGGTCTGGGAGACCTACCCCGCCACCGGCGCCGCGGCGGTCGCCCGGCCCGCGATGGGCCGGTTCACCCACGAGGCCGCCGCCTGCGACCCGGTCCGTCAGGTGATCTACCTGACCGAGGACCAGACGAACGGCTGTTTCTACCGCTTCCGCCCGACCACCTGGGGCAACCTGGCGGCCGGCACCCTCGAGGTTCTGTGCGCGTCGGCGTCGGCCACCTCGGGCACCGCCACCTGGCAGACCGTCCCCGACCCGGACGGCTCCCCGACCACGACCCGCACCCAGGTCGCCGCGGCGAAGCACTTCAACGGCGGCGAGGGCGTCCACTACGCGAACAACACCGTCTGGTGGACCACCAAGGGCGACAACCGGGTCTGGAAGCTGAACTGCGCCACCAACGCCTTCGAACTCGCCTACGACGACTCCCTGGTGAGCGGGACGGCGCCGCTCACCGGCGTCGACAACATCACCGGCTCCAGCTACGGCGACCTCTACGTCGCCGAGGACGGCGGCAACCTCGAGATCTGCGTGATCACGCCGACCGCCGTCGTGGCGCCGATCCTGCGCCTGACCGGGCACAACTCCTCGGAGATCACCGGGCCGGCGTTCTCCCCGGACGGCTCCCGGCTGTACTTCTCCTCCCAGCGCGGCACCACCGGATCGTCGTCCGGCGGCATCACCTTCGAGGTCCGCGGCCCCTTCCGCACCTGA
- the idi gene encoding isopentenyl-diphosphate Delta-isomerase codes for MATANHPGPQDMISRPRDSHRSGGAAVKAPELVILLSPSGDIIGTTPKATVHGPQTPLHLAFSSYVFDDMDRILVTRRALEKPTWPGVLTNTCCGHPAPGEDFREAISRRLQEELGLRVQRIDLALPAFRYRCVMDDGMVENEICPVFFTRASGPFRINPDEVAEAFWLPWSKFVEDVLSGALAISPWCRLQVEQLRKLGPSPRHWPAAPDDQLPPATRQNRADYAG; via the coding sequence ATGGCTACCGCGAATCATCCTGGGCCCCAGGACATGATTTCTCGTCCACGTGATTCACACAGGTCGGGCGGGGCGGCAGTAAAGGCGCCGGAGCTCGTCATACTACTCAGCCCGTCCGGCGATATCATAGGCACCACCCCGAAAGCCACCGTCCACGGACCGCAAACACCCTTGCACCTGGCATTCTCCTCGTACGTCTTCGACGACATGGACCGGATCCTCGTCACCCGCCGCGCCTTGGAGAAGCCGACCTGGCCCGGCGTTCTGACCAACACCTGCTGCGGCCACCCGGCCCCCGGAGAGGATTTCCGGGAGGCCATCTCGAGGCGACTTCAGGAGGAGCTGGGTCTGCGGGTCCAGCGAATCGACCTGGCCCTGCCGGCGTTCCGCTACCGCTGCGTCATGGACGACGGAATGGTGGAGAACGAGATCTGTCCGGTCTTCTTCACCCGGGCGTCGGGGCCGTTCCGGATCAATCCGGACGAGGTCGCCGAGGCGTTCTGGCTCCCGTGGTCGAAGTTCGTCGAGGACGTGCTGAGCGGCGCCCTCGCGATCTCGCCGTGGTGCCGGCTCCAGGTGGAGCAGCTGCGCAAGCTCGGGCCGTCGCCCCGGCACTGGCCCGCGGCGCCGGATGACCAGCTCCCCCCGGCCACCCGGCAGAACCGCGCGGACTACGCCGGCTGA